CACGGACACAAGGAAGATAAAGAGTGAGCTCACAGAACTGGCAGGATTAACTGTGCAATCATGAACTACTGCACACTAGGAACATGTGACGTTGACTGGGCCAATTAAACAAGAATGTTGAACACCAAATCATTTATACTGTCAGCGTGataaaaaccaaaccaagaTGACAAACACCCATCCAACCCCTCTGCCCTTAAGACTAGCATTGCCTTGCTAAGTGAGGGAAAAACAACTTGGGCAGCTGTGTGACATTTCCCAGGGTTCTGCTCCAGCTGTTGGGAAATACCAACGCCACACGGTCATTTTTGATTTAAGACGCGCCTCCCAAAGGATGAGAGGACTGAATGAACAATTCTTCCAAAAGTCATATTTCACTTCGTTTGTATCTGAAAACGCAGCCATATTATTTTAGACTAGTTCTCAAACTGCAGGGGGGCCAATCTGGGGGCGTACAGGCCTCGTAGGGTTGAGGTGGAAGTAAAGTTGAATATGTTTATTCAGGATTTATTCAGACTGCACAATAATGTGTTCTAACTCTCTGTGGGGATGCTGCTACATTTTCTGATAAATACTATGGTTTCAATTTTTACCAAAACATATCTTAATATGGAGAAGTGAGCTGACAGTTGCATAAATAATGTTTCGTAGACCTGAGAGGAGAGCGGTGGGGAGGGATTGATTAGTGCTGCTTTAAATACAAGACGGACACATTTTTGGCAGATAAGaaaaaccatagactgtaaataaaaatggacgtaatcACTGGGTCCAGCaagtggaagtgcctgaaacctgtattctctggactgaccagcagaggaagactccactggttgcaactggtttttaaaaaaacaagatggtgttGGCCAAAGCGGCAGGTCACAAAGTGgttgacatcacagtgggttgccacttgggacGGACCTGATGAAGTTGGTCAAGCAAATGCATCTTTTAAAACCAACATATGATGAAGGCTATCTTTATATTAGGTCCAGCTTCAACATAGTGGGAGAGTCCTTATCTTTTGTGTCTGGTGAGTCTAGCAGATTGGGAAACATTTATCTTCCAATTGTCATTTGCTCTGTGACACGCACTTGATGGTGGTTCATTGAATTATTTAAACCCAAACAATGTGAACTGATAAGTGTTAACAGTATTTGGGCTGAAAGTGAAGCAGGATGGTAAAGGACCTGGTTGTGTTCAGAGCTGgacacctgctgcagctccacatgATCAGTACATATAATGTGCAGGATTCAGAGAAGGGGACTGAGGCTGATATGTGGGGGATCAACAGCCTCTTTGTGTACAGCTGTGCTGGACCCTCTTCCACTGGCTCTCAATGTTCTcttcccactcacacacactaaagacgcccaaagacacactgacacgtttgtactgaaaagtgaaaacagtgGAAGCAGTCTCACCACTGTCATTGTAAAGCCCTGTCAGATTCATAGTAGTGATCctttatttgtgttattatttacCGTCTATGTCTGTAGCTGTATGTCAAGACAGGAACACAGGGCATCCACCAAACCATGACCACTACAATGCAACCACAGCCCATggctcaacccccccccccccccccccccccccacccatgaCCTCCAGTGATGTCACTCCTCAACCATCCCATGTgactggagaggaagaggcacaaaaaacacagcacttAAGGGAGAGTTGGGATGTTGGGCTGACAGGAGTAACATTGGTGTGTTGCCATTGTACCCAAGCTGtgctttgtatgtgtgtgtagagtaAAGTCTCAAATAAAAGCCTTCCGTGCACTGGGACCACCACACTAAAGCTCAGGTTACAGCTCCATTAGTGTTTCTTTGCAGACGTGGTTACTGTTCCATAACCAATTTAAGAAACCAAACACTCTCTGTAAGTACAAGGGGACACCGTTCACCATCTGCTGTGGTCAAGATACTGTCTCTTACAACATAGAGGCAACTTCAATGATTCAAAGAGCCCTagagctgaaaggaaaaggacTTGATGATTGAGTGTGTCACTGTATCCTCGCTATGCTTCGATTGCACAAAGACGGCTCTTCTCAGTTAAAGGGGAAGGAaatgcctcagtgtgtgtgtgtgtgtgtgtgtgtgtgtgtgtgtgtgtgtgtgtgtgtgtgtgtgtgtgtgtgtgtgtgtattgggggAGCATCATCTACATCATGGCTGAAGGGGTTTGTCATTTGTTGCTTCCTGTCAGGCTTTGTGCTAAAACAGTTTGTGAATcccaccagaaaaaaacaaaaaaaaaataataataataataagcacaAGGAGATGAGTGTTTCAACAACTGAGGACCAAATGATCCCTCTCAAACATCAGCAATTTTCACCATGGAACCTGTTGCTGATGCAAAAGAAACATAGCCCGACGTCTGAGAAAATCTCAGCCAGTAGAGGCCAGATTATTTACTTTTGGAGATTAAAGAGCCCCCCTTTAGAGCCCTTAGGTTCAACACTGTATCCCATTGGTCGCTGCTAAAGAGCAGAGGAATGCAGGAGGatatcataaaaacacaaacgttTGAGGAACAGcctcagctcacacacacacacacacacacacacacacaaacacatctgcatGTCAGCAGCCTTCAGAGAAGCACCTCACCACTTGTGACTGTCCACAGTTTCAGAAATAGGGAAGTAAAAGTCAGCAATGAGCGTTAAAAAGTGTGAAATGACAAATGGTGAAgtgaataaatgtattcatctatctatatctGACAAACAAAATTATTCAATTTCAAAAGGTGTTTCACTACTGCCCTACAGAAAAAGGAGCATGATATCAAACTATgactgcctgtttttttctaattatgtACCATACCTtctgatttaaaaacataaaacttgGTTACAGTTAGTATCTTCCCATGTGTCTTACAGAGGATGTGTCTGCTTACAGGCATAATATCAGAACTGAACTAGATCACAGACAACTAGTCCATCAAATCCTTTCTGTGGTCAAAGAGAGGCCTGTGGTCAGTGGTCACAGCTAATTCCAGCTCCTCTGTGGCACAAGTGAACTGTGGTGTTCTGCAAGGCTCCACCCTTGTCCCACCGATATTCTCAATATACATGCTTCCTGTCAGGCAGATTATCCAGAAACATGGTATCTCCCCCCACTCTTATGCAGATGACATGCAACTATATGTTCCATTTCAAACCAACAACCCCAGCAGCCTCAATAATGTGTTATCCTGCCTTGCCTCAGAGACATTAAATGCtggcaaaatgttttaaaattcaatGATGATAAGTCAGACGTAATAGTCATTGGTCCCACAAACTTTAATAGCCCACTTCATAATACATTTCTTCTCTTGACCAAAACCATTAAGCAGTATGTAAGCAGCAGGCAAGAAATCGTGGTGTTATTTTTGATTCAGATCGTTGTTTTGAGGctcaagtgaaaaaaatgttatccaGTCAAGTTTCTTTtaactaaaacatttttgttaCAAGTGTAAAACTATGTGATTTCGATAAGAAAAGTAATAAAGTTTATCATATATAGTATTTTATGAACTGTATGTGATGTATGCAACTCTGTTGTGCAGGAGAGACAAAACATGTCAGCACACCTCTTGTCTTCATACCATCATATATTTCTGAGGGAAGAAGTCCTCCAAGTCTTTCATGAGTATTTGGTCACTTGAGATTCATAACCTCTCATCACTCATACAAGAGACTGACTGTTTGGAAGCCACTGACCTCTGCGACCCGAATGGCGGGGAGCCTTGTTGGCCTTCACATGATCATCCAGTGACATGAGGCATCACAGTGCATAGGACAAGCTGTTTACACTACTGAATACAATATTTAGACCGAGTACTGGAGTTTCCCTTTTCTGTCTATTATCATCATCTGTGACGTGTGCGTAATTCTCTTAAGCAATTTAAAGTAATGTGCATGTCCCAGTCAGTAGTCAAAGCTGCCTACGTGATCACAACATCTACAGATCGCTGTTGAAAGTGAAGAACCAGCAGTGGGTGGATGGGACGAAGATCATCCTTTACCTTCCGCGACGTCCCAGTGGTGAAGCAGAGAGTTGCTGGGACCTTCCAGCCCCATCAGTCCAGCAAACATCTTCCCATCAAGAAAACGCCGCTTGTAGCCAGAAGTCAAACGGAGTCAGAGGGGCCAGCCGATGGGTCTGATCTCATTTCCGTTGTGGAAAAGTGAATCCAGATCGTTGGATCGCGCAGATCGCGCATGAAACCGGCTTTTACGCGCGCGTCCAAAACATTTCCTGATTAAAGTTCTGAACTTTGTCCCTCAGATTCGTGCATGTTCTCCTCTGTGGTAAAAACGAGTGGCGTCGCGTGAACAGCCGGTccggagagaaaagaaggactTCGTGTCGTTTTCCTTGTTCgcaagaagaaggaggagggagaaaaaaatgtgagtggggaaaaaaaaaacctccgaCGAGTGGAGCGCGTCGCCCGGAGTTTGACGCGCGGCCAGACAACTGTGTGGCTCGTCGAGCAGCCGAGCAGTCATCCGCTGCGCCCCTGCGCCGCGCGGAGGCTCCTACGTGTTCAGGAattctcctccagcctctccagcctcctcctccagcctcctcctcccggcctccgcctccagcctcctcctccagcccctccggcctcctcctcctcccggcctcctcctccagcctcctcctcctcctcctcccggcctcctcctccagcctcctccgcctccagcctcctcctccagcctcctcctcctcctcctcccggcctactcctccagcctcctcctccagcccctccggcctcctcctcctcccggcctcctcctccagcctcctcctccggcgCGCCTCGTCACCACCGCGGGCCGCGTGGGAGGCAGCCTGCACATCCCGGACGCGCTTCATTCTAGCACCATTGTGATTTGAAGTGCTGCTGATGGAAGAACGCACATTCATGAtctaatgttaaaaaaaataaataatagatatagatagatatatagtaGCCTAGTGAAGGGGGTGGggattcaaacttttttttaaaaagtgtaaatgTCTCgtttgaaataaacaacaaatataGGCCTGTTGAAATGAAACCATTAAACATAATGTATTTGAACACTATATTCTGTTGACACTATGTGTTGGCAGGCTAAGTCTAAGTGTATTTTGGCCATTAAATATGTAGGTCAAAtaaatctgtgcaaaaaaaatgattattatatattatttcattttattttataggCTCCTCCAACACATCCGTGTGCAGACACAAGAGTGCTCCTTTGTTCATGCAGTGAAGGGAGAAATGCATGAGAAGAGACCCCACATAGAGCAGTATAGTCTTTTCATGCTCCTTCCAAAATGCTCCATTCATTCAGCTTGGCTGGGCTGCAGGCTGATGGACCGGCCCCTCGCTGGTGAAAGGCTTCAGTTCAGTGTGCAGCCCCTCAGTTGCCCAGGCTCCGCCGTGGAGGCTAAAGGAGCTGTGTGGCACAAGGGACGGAATCCACATCCTCGCACGCACCGCAGAGTCAGATCACCTGCCCTGTATTGAAGATTAGAAGCTCTTAATGTCCTTTAGGCAAACCAACCTGCCGGTCACTGGACAGCAACTCAGGGCCTGAGCATGTTTCCTCATGTTTCATAATGAACAACATGGGAGGCTTCCAAGGATTCTCCCAGGCTTTCACCAGTCGTTCTCTAGAGATAACACAAGTCAAGAAAGACATTTAGTAAAACTAGGCAACTTAAGTAAGGTTGAGGGGGTTTATTCCAAACTAGGTCTGAGCGGATGTCCATCTGCTTTATCTTATCTGAACAAATGTCATCTGGTGCACGTGACAGGTGTCAAAGGGTCATTTCTCAACAATCAAACAATGCAGTCTTGTCacatttacctttttaaaatttgaaaaaaaaattgtgacgCTGTGCTTGAAGGGACAGACTGTTTATGTGAGTCTGTGTTTCAggttctctatattttttggcTGCTCGACACGGGCTCATGGGAGCTTTCTAGGTTTGACATATATTTACGGctattttgtacttttatgaagattaaaatgaatgaaaaaggacacaaatcatttttaaacaacTCAAGTCATCAATTAACTGCGGGTCAGGCTCCACTAGGGGGGAGGATTCTGAAAAGCTGGAATGAAAATTGAATTAATGAATGTTCCTGCTTTGACATGTCTCAACGTCTGTTGAGAAAACGGTCAATTCATgcttgtatgaaaagtgcttaCTATTGGTTTATTCACCATGACAGTAGGTCTCACTGGAACTGATGTTCTGCCAATGTTCTTCTCATCGGTAGTGTAATACATCCACAGTGCCCTGCTTTCACCAGAAGATGTCAGACTTCACTCAGATTTAggcatgttgtttttcatgacACACTGAACAGTAACTGATTTCCATTCAAATTGCAGCTCTTTATCTGTAACAATTTCAACTCAGTCGTGATTTGATCAGATATTTAGTTCACAATAGCTTCTTGTTTGCTGTTAAACAAAAACTCTGGATGTGGAATGCATGTTAAAGACACTGGCAGCTCTAGTCTTCCATACATTATAGGTGGTGTGATTTGCATTTCCATGTTCTCAAACATGAACTTGATTACATGCATGTATAATCTCGGTTTACTGTATTGTGTTCCATTGAGGTCGTCAGATCgtcacaaaaatattatttgtcaCAGCAGTCAATTCCCTCATAGAAGACAAGTCCAGTACAGTATTATATTTGCCACCAGGTGGCACAATCACATAACATTGAAATCCTTCCTCACGGTCTATGGAGGGAAAACCATGCAGATGTTAAAAAGGATCCTACTTGTGGATTAATGCATGCTAATACAACTGCGGCTGCTCTCAAGGATAGTAACTGGAAATAATAGTAACTCATGAATAGCTTTGTCTGAGTTTGAACCTGACACTAAAGTCCTCTCTCCCCAAACATGGATTTGTGCTGCTGTTACTGATTAGAGTTTACCCAGACATTATTCTTTAGCCATCCATGGACACAGAGGACTTCTTCTTGCCGCCTGCAACATCCACCCAGATGGTAATAACTAACACTATCAGGTGCGGAGGAAACAGCTGAACAATACCAGTTACCGGTCAGGATTATTCCTCAGCATGCGGACCTTACTTTAAATTTACATCATTGCAGCATTTGTGAGGACTGTTGAAAGACGATAGAAAGAGGAGGCAAAGGGTTGCTTTTGTTTGTATGCCAGGAGGCCTGCCAGAGAAATAGGCACGTACAATGTACAAAGGTCACATCCACACAGTACGCAGCAAGAGCAGGCAGCCAACAGTTTTACCTTAGATTATCTGTGcaagagaggagggcagagagagagagagtaaacagACTGGGAGATCATGGTATTCATGGCAAAGAGCTTTTATTCACGCAAAACAACTGAAGAAATCCGATCTttatcaatgaaaataaaattgtatattgtaatcctgtttttttattgtaatgacAATCAAAATGAACAGACATGTCACAAAACATAACACTAAATATCTGTCAAATCCcattaaaaaacatacaaagaatGGAACTGGAGCAAAGCtaaaggagacgaggaggccaTGGAGGATTAAACCACTCCTTCCTCGGGGTCGATGAGCGTGGTCCTACTGGAGAAGACGTCAGCCAACATGTGTTTGGGGATCTCGGAGCCACGGACACGCAGTGCGTAGCAAGCATCCTCCACTTTGGCCAAGCTCTGTCGCAGCGTGTGCAGCTTCTTCGACACCTCGTACGGGCCTGTGTTCCCGATGTAGGAGAAACCGTCGTGGATCTGCCGCAGGAACTGGCTCAGCTGGAAGGGCGTGTCAATGTCGCCGTTGCCTACGCTGCTGATGCACATACGCATCAGCTCTCCTGTCAGGTCGGCCACGCCGAGCAGGTAGTCCGAGGGCGTCACCTGGAAGGTCAGGACATGAGTTCCTGGCAGCAGCGTTTCAGCTGCATCCTGCAATGAAAACACGataaatagagagaaaaaaaaaaatcacacatgaATGCCAACAAAAGACTGGATGCCAGGCAGGTTTTACACACAAGACTGACGGGGACAACAACGTTTACAAGATGTGACTTTTAGATTGTGCAGCTGTGCTTCCAGGAAAAAGCACCAGAGATCCAAATAAGCAAAATCTAATTTTGAGGATACTTTCGCTTCAAAAATATTGAGGCTTAGGCAATTTTGTCTGCATCAACGGGCGCCCATCATCTTAGAAAATAACAGGCAGAGTGGATAAAATGACATAATGACACATAATGATTATAAATGCAGCACAAAGCTCCACCCaatgtttcctttgtgtggCATTACCATGGTTTTAAAAGGACgtgtaaaataatgtaaaaatgaacGTACAATATTATGTTATTCCtaaagaaatagtttgacagTTTGAGGAATGATTTTTATCGGCTTTCAGACTCACAGTAAAAAGATCAACATCACTCATGTCTAAATACAATGATACAGATATTACCTTTGGACAAAGCCAGGCTTTATGCTCTGCTAAGATAACAAGTgcctgctggctgtagcttcatatttagacATCACAGTGGTGCTGATCCAGGTCAGAGAAAGATTCAGtatttctgaaatgtttaatttgtcttttgagaaatgaaaccaaaaaaactgaCATGACAAAACAAGGCACACGCAGCATAACTACAGAGCCTTCTCCAAGTTTACCTGAGCACCGACCTCTTCTGTTCTCATGAATACCAGACTGGCATTGATCTCCTCCAGGCTGATGAGGCTGCGATGGCGGATGTAGTGCAGGAAAGAGACGGCCTCCACATACTCCTGGATCCCTAATGCATGAAATTACATTAGAAGGGTTCGACCACAAGACACTGGCTGCTGAATCTAAAAAGGATGGGGAGGGGATGTTCTTATTTtcctatacatatatatatatatatatatatatatatatatatatatatagattacacatttttacattccAATACCATTACTAAAAAAAGGAGTATGTATGAAATGAGCAGAGCACTGAACTAGGAGTTTGGATAAACACAACATGTGTCTACACAGTTTAGATCACAGATGGAGATAATGATTCATATAAAACCTGTTTCCTGTCGAGGCCTTTTGACTGAACAACAGAGGCCTCTTTTTTTGCGGCAGGCTGAGATGACCCCGCATTTGTTTTCTGGCCCTGTGTCAACAACAATCAAATAATCACAGGACG
The sequence above is a segment of the Scophthalmus maximus strain ysfricsl-2021 chromosome 10, ASM2237912v1, whole genome shotgun sequence genome. Coding sequences within it:
- the tsnax gene encoding translin-associated protein X isoform X2 codes for the protein MNTRGGDGCPRKKADAAQDRDAGDKPPTPVIAAFKVFQQELDTKHDKYERLVKISRDVTIESKRTIFLLHRVTSVPNAEEILNEAEVKLDGVRQKIGQIAEELRGEDIYQFHRAFTPGIQEYVEAVSFLHYIRHRSLISLEEINASLVFMRTEEDAAETLLPGTHVLTFQVTPSDYLLGVADLTGELMRMCISSVGNGDIDTPFQLSQFLRQIHDGFSYIGNTGPYEVSKKLHTLRQSLAKVEDACYALRVRGSEIPKHMLADVFSSRTTLIDPEEGVV
- the tsnax gene encoding translin-associated protein X isoform X1, yielding MNTRGGDGCPRKKADAAQDRDAGDKPPTPVIAAFKVFQQELDTKHDKYERLVKISRDVTIESKRTIFLLHRVTSVPNAEEILNEAEVKLDGVRQKIGQIAEELRGEDIYQFHRAFTPGIQEYVEAVSFLHYIRHRSLISLEEINASLVFMRTEEVGAQDAAETLLPGTHVLTFQVTPSDYLLGVADLTGELMRMCISSVGNGDIDTPFQLSQFLRQIHDGFSYIGNTGPYEVSKKLHTLRQSLAKVEDACYALRVRGSEIPKHMLADVFSSRTTLIDPEEGVV